In Sphingopyxis macrogoltabida, the sequence GCGCATGGTCGCCAATGTCCGCGCCGCGATGGCGGAGCGGCCGGGGACGCGCACGCTCGCGATCGTGGGTGCGTCGCACAAGGGCTATTTCGAGGCCTATCTCGCCATGATGCACGACGTCCGGCTGGTCGACGCCGAGACCCTATTGAAGTGACCGGTTATTTGCCGATCACGCTTTCGGGCAGGTCTTCGCCGAACACGCGCTGATAATATTCGGCGACGATCATCCGCTCGGCCTCGTCGCATTTGTTGAGGAAGGTGAGGCGGAAGGCGAAGCCGAGATTGTTGAAGATCGCGGCATTCTGCGCCCAGCTGATCACCGTGCGCGGCGACATCACGGTCGAGATATCGCCGTTGATGAAGCCCTGACGGGTCAGGTCGGCGACCTTGACCATATTGGCGACGGTCGTCTCGTCGGTGTTCGGCACCTTGGCGAGGATGATCGCGCTTTCGGTCGCCGCGGGCAGATAGTTCAGCGTCACGACAATGTTCCAGCGGTCCATCTGGCCCTGGTTGATCTGCTGCGTCCCGTGATAGAGCCCGCTCGTGTCGCCGAGCCCGACGGTGTTCGCGGTCGAGAAGAGGCGGAAATGCGGGTTCGGGCGGATGACCCGGTTCTGGTCGAGCAGGGTCAGCTTGCCTTCGGTCTCCAACACGCGCTGGATCACGAACATCACGTCGGGACGCCCCGCGTCATATTCGTCGAAGACGAGCGCGGTCGGGGTCTGCAGCGCCCAAGGGAGCAGGCCTTCGCGGAATTCGGTGACCTGCTGGCCGTCCTTCAGCACGATCGCGTCGCGGCCGACGAGGTCGATGCGGCTGATATGCGCGTCGAGGTTGACGCGGATGCACGGCCATTTGAGCCGCGCCGCGACCTGTTCGATGTGGGTCGACTTGCCGGTGCCGTGATAGCCCTGCACCATCACGCGGCGGTTATATTTGAAGCCCGCAAGGATCGCGAGCGTCGTGTCGCCGTCGAAGACATACGCCGGATCGAGGTCGGGGACGCGCTCGTCGGCCTCGCTGAACGCGGGGACCTTCATGTCGATATCGACGCCGAACACCTCGCGCGCATCGACCTCGGTATCGGGCGCCGAAAGGAGCGTCGAGCCGTGGTGGTCGGGAAGGCTGTTCGGAATATCGGTCATGGCAAAGGTCCAGCGAGTGCGTACGGGAGAGAGTCGCCGCCGGGCGGCGCTTCGGCTGTCGCGGTATCGCCATGGGTTGCGGCTTGCAACGCCTTTCGTGGCGATATCCTACAGGAGGCCGAGCGCCTTCATCACCGCCGACTGGTCGTAATAGGGACGTTCGCAGACGATCTTGTCGCTGCCGGGTGCGAACTGGAAGCTCGCCGCCATGCGGATACGGAACGCCTTGCCGGTCGGCTCGATCGTCCGCACGCCGAGGCGCAGCGGGCCGAGGTGGGTGCCGGTCAGCCAGAATTCGACCAGCACCGTGTCGGTATCGGCATCGGCGGCGATCGCGATCACCTCGTTCGCCTGATCGGGAAATGGCTCGCGCGACGAAGCGAAATAGGAACGGACCGCCGTCTCGCCGTCGAAGATGGTGCCGGGGCCCATCAACTCGTAGCGCGGATGCTCGAAGGTCGCGAGAACGCCGTCCCAGTCGTGCGTGATCTCGAGCGCCATGTGCCGGCGCACCACTTCGATCCTTGCCTCATCGAGATCGGTCATCGTTCCTCTCCTATGCAAAGGCCTTCGTCTTGCGCAGCAATTGATACGCCTGAACTACCTCGCCCAGCCGCGTTTCGAAACTGCGATCGCCGCCATTCCGGTCGGGATGATATTTGCGGACGAGTTCGCTGTATCGCCGCCGCAGCGCCGCACGGTCGGCGTCGGC encodes:
- a CDS encoding ester cyclase; this translates as MTDLDEARIEVVRRHMALEITHDWDGVLATFEHPRYELMGPGTIFDGETAVRSYFASSREPFPDQANEVIAIAADADTDTVLVEFWLTGTHLGPLRLGVRTIEPTGKAFRIRMAASFQFAPGSDKIVCERPYYDQSAVMKALGLL
- the cobS gene encoding cobaltochelatase subunit CobS is translated as MTDIPNSLPDHHGSTLLSAPDTEVDAREVFGVDIDMKVPAFSEADERVPDLDPAYVFDGDTTLAILAGFKYNRRVMVQGYHGTGKSTHIEQVAARLKWPCIRVNLDAHISRIDLVGRDAIVLKDGQQVTEFREGLLPWALQTPTALVFDEYDAGRPDVMFVIQRVLETEGKLTLLDQNRVIRPNPHFRLFSTANTVGLGDTSGLYHGTQQINQGQMDRWNIVVTLNYLPAATESAIILAKVPNTDETTVANMVKVADLTRQGFINGDISTVMSPRTVISWAQNAAIFNNLGFAFRLTFLNKCDEAERMIVAEYYQRVFGEDLPESVIGK